In Meleagris gallopavo isolate NT-WF06-2002-E0010 breed Aviagen turkey brand Nicholas breeding stock chromosome 2, Turkey_5.1, whole genome shotgun sequence, the following are encoded in one genomic region:
- the LOC109366370 gene encoding uncharacterized protein LOC109366370 — translation MAKEHQLTTGDSVKWLGCLCSPLSGADRVLTGAGNGGHGGCKWWHRSQVLRGRLAGTGAPCAGHVAPSSKDHDGRAVPSCHISSSQERSGLWCCAVYGHLFTWTLPLVPRALQGTRQASQTGPAPAGSGGTRGPPRTLSQRPRLDGGVKDLPPEISNFTKPPVKGLIFQEGLVQREERKRWWDYKTKRLFWHMLSPALPKGHKKPGAAARPALHLQKKADGKTEACQPFNSGFSDKRSTEKSDMLAMEGLYRQLLPSLKQSKTNNNCYKSGSGTEEQPTDTSFCTLPPVKGMNARENILQTEAGKCWWKSKAKRPSEYCIASPALSRV, via the exons TGGCTGGGCTGTCTCTGCTCACCCCTCTCTGGCGCCGACAG GGTTCTGACCGGCGCCGGCAATGGTGGACATGGTGGCTGCAAGTGGTGGCATCGAAGTCAG GTGCTGAGAGGCAGACTGGCAGGCACCGGAGCCCCCTGTGCAGGCCATGTTGCTCCCAGCAGCAAGGATCACGATGGCAGGGCAGTCCCATCCTGTCACATCTCATCCAGCCAGGAAAGATCTGGCCTTTGGTGCTGCGCAGTCTATGGCCATCTCTTCACATGGACTCTGCCACTGGTACCACGAGCTCTGCAGGGAACCCGGCAGGCTTCCCAAACAGGACCAGCGCCCGCAGGTTCTGGTGGCACACGGGGACCCCCCAGGACGCTCAGTCAGCGTCCTAGGCTAGACGGTGGAGTTAAAGACCTGCCGCCTGAGATCTCCAACTTCACAAAGCCACCAGTGAAAGGGTTGATCTTTCAGGAAGGCCTCGTtcaaagagaggagagaaaacgCTGGTGGGACTACAAGACCAAGAGGCTCTTTTGGCACATGCTCTCCCCAGCACTTCCCAAAGGGCACAAGAaaccaggagcagcagcaagacCAGCTTTGCACCTGCAGAAAAAAGCAGACGGCAAAACTGAAGCCTGCCAGCCCTTCAACTCTGGCTTCAGTGACAAGAGAAGCACAGAGAAATCGGACATGCTCGCTATGGAAGGGCTGTACCGGCAGCTCCTGCCATCCCTAAAACAATCCAAGACTAACAACAATTGCTACAAGTCAGGCAGCGGAACTGAAGAGCAACCAACAGATACCTCTTTCTGCACGCTGCCACCAGTGAAAGGGATGAACGCGCGTGAGAACATCCTTCAAACAGAGGCGGGGAAATGCTGGTGGAAGAGCAAGGCCAAGAGGCCTTCTGAGTATTGTATTGCCTCCCCAGCACTTTCCAGAGTCTAG